In a genomic window of Mycolicibacillus parakoreensis:
- a CDS encoding MCE family protein, which translates to MAGRLAAYRRPLIGLATLAVIAVLIVVPVGLFRGSFTTTVPVTVLSERAGLVMQPDAKVKMRGVQVGKVGDIEPRPDGTAVLHLRLDPGQLRLIPANVSARIASTTVFGAKSVELVAPAAPVSARLRAGQVLSGEHVTVEINTVFQQLVRLLDKIDPMKLNETLGAVSTAFNGRGHKIGQALTDFDHLLAELEPSLDILEHEAATMPSVARSYADAAPDLTDILANTSVISDSIVEERDNLNTFLLSAIGLADTGNEVVGENRAVLTDLTRALEPTAALLDKYHEHLGCAIGGLVPFAKSPPFQVPGIIISASFTLGRERYRYPDHLPKVSATAERSYCSDLGLPDVPPEFRVPSLIADVGADPYEYGNQGILINSDGLKEALFGPIGGPPRNSAQVGMPG; encoded by the coding sequence ATGGCCGGTCGACTGGCCGCCTACCGCCGCCCGCTGATCGGCTTGGCGACGCTGGCAGTGATCGCGGTCCTGATCGTCGTGCCGGTGGGCCTGTTTCGTGGCAGTTTCACCACGACGGTTCCGGTCACGGTGCTCTCTGAGCGTGCCGGGCTGGTGATGCAGCCGGACGCCAAGGTGAAGATGCGGGGCGTGCAGGTGGGCAAGGTGGGGGACATCGAGCCCCGGCCCGACGGCACCGCCGTGCTGCACCTGCGGTTGGATCCCGGACAGCTGCGCCTGATCCCGGCCAACGTCTCCGCCCGGATCGCCTCCACCACGGTGTTCGGCGCCAAGTCGGTCGAACTCGTTGCGCCGGCCGCCCCGGTGTCGGCACGGTTGCGCGCCGGGCAAGTGCTCTCCGGTGAACACGTCACCGTGGAAATCAACACGGTCTTCCAGCAGCTCGTCCGGCTGCTCGACAAGATCGACCCGATGAAGCTCAACGAGACCCTGGGCGCGGTCTCGACGGCCTTCAACGGTCGTGGGCACAAGATCGGCCAGGCGCTCACCGATTTCGACCACCTGCTGGCCGAGCTCGAACCCAGCCTGGACATCTTGGAACACGAGGCCGCCACGATGCCGTCGGTGGCGCGCTCCTACGCCGACGCGGCACCGGATCTCACCGACATCCTCGCCAATACGTCCGTCATCAGCGACAGTATCGTCGAGGAGCGCGACAACCTGAACACCTTCCTGCTCAGTGCCATCGGTCTGGCCGACACCGGCAACGAGGTGGTGGGCGAGAACCGCGCTGTGCTCACGGACCTGACCCGGGCGCTGGAGCCGACCGCCGCGCTGCTCGACAAATACCACGAGCATCTCGGCTGCGCGATCGGCGGCTTGGTGCCGTTCGCGAAGTCGCCGCCGTTCCAGGTGCCGGGCATCATCATCTCGGCCAGCTTCACTTTGGGTAGGGAGCGGTATCGCTACCCCGATCACCTGCCGAAGGTGTCGGCCACCGCCGAGCGGTCCTACTGCAGTGATCTGGGCCTGCCCGACGTGCCGCCGGAGTTCCGGGTCCCCTCGCTCATCGCCGATGTCGGCGCCGACCCCTACGAGTACGGCAACCAGGGCATCCTGATCAACTCCGACGGGCTCAAAGAGGCGCTGTTCGGCCCGATCGGTGGCCCGCCCCGCAACAGCGCCCAGGTGGGGATGCCCGGATGA
- a CDS encoding SDR family NAD(P)-dependent oxidoreductase gives MKTAVVTGGASGIGAAIVARLRADGYRVAVFDRAVSEAAAADEWAFAADVTDRAQLDAALARVRDQAGPVTIVVNAAGADGFKRFSRIAFAEWQRIIDVNLNGVFHTIQATLPDMVEAGWGRIVNISSSSTHSGTPYMSHYVAAKSAVNGLTKSLALEYGPNGITVNAVPPGFIDTPMLRNADRQGFLGDIEDNIAKTPVRRIGRPEDIAAACAFFVSEEAGYITGQILGVNGGRNT, from the coding sequence ATGAAGACGGCGGTGGTGACGGGAGGAGCATCGGGCATCGGTGCCGCGATCGTGGCCCGACTGCGCGCCGACGGATATCGGGTCGCGGTCTTCGACCGTGCCGTGAGCGAGGCGGCCGCGGCCGATGAGTGGGCGTTCGCGGCCGATGTCACCGACCGTGCCCAACTTGATGCGGCACTCGCCCGCGTGCGCGACCAGGCGGGCCCGGTCACCATTGTGGTCAACGCGGCCGGCGCCGACGGCTTCAAACGGTTCTCCCGCATCGCCTTCGCGGAGTGGCAGCGGATCATCGACGTGAACCTCAACGGCGTCTTCCACACCATCCAGGCGACCCTGCCGGACATGGTGGAGGCCGGGTGGGGACGCATCGTCAACATCTCCTCCTCGAGCACCCACTCGGGCACCCCGTACATGAGCCACTATGTCGCCGCGAAATCGGCGGTCAACGGATTGACCAAGAGTCTCGCCCTGGAGTACGGGCCGAACGGGATCACGGTCAACGCCGTACCACCCGGTTTCATCGACACACCGATGTTGCGCAACGCCGACCGACAGGGCTTCCTCGGCGACATCGAGGACAACATCGCCAAGACGCCGGTGCGTCGGATCGGCAGGCCGGAGGACATCGCCGCCGCGTGCGCGTTCTTCGTCTCCGAGGAAGCCGGCTACATCACCGGCCAGATCCTCGGAGTCAACGGCGGCCGGAACACCTAG
- a CDS encoding mycofactocin-coupled SDR family oxidoreductase, giving the protein MGRVADKVAFITGAARGQGRSHALRLAEEGADIIAVDLCEDIDTIGYPMARPEDLDETATLVEKTGRRIVTAQADVREAAQLKSALDNGLAELGKVDIVVAQAGVAGMKGQPPLQAWTDVINTNLVGTINAIQVALPHLDNGASIIATASAAALMDAHQKANPGGDPGGMAYMTSKRLMAHYIHDLATELAVRGIRANVIHPTNCNTDMLQSEPMYRSFRPDLENPGRADAEPAFYVQQAMKVPFIEPDDISNAVLWLASEESRYVTGMQLRVDAGGYLKWYDYHV; this is encoded by the coding sequence GTGGGACGTGTTGCAGACAAGGTCGCGTTCATCACCGGCGCGGCGCGCGGACAAGGCCGCAGCCACGCGCTGCGGCTGGCCGAAGAGGGCGCCGACATCATCGCCGTGGACCTCTGCGAGGACATCGACACCATCGGTTACCCGATGGCCAGACCCGAGGATCTCGACGAGACCGCCACGCTGGTCGAGAAGACCGGGCGCCGCATCGTGACCGCACAGGCCGACGTCCGCGAGGCCGCACAACTGAAGTCCGCCCTGGACAACGGCCTGGCGGAGCTCGGCAAGGTCGACATCGTCGTCGCCCAGGCCGGCGTTGCCGGGATGAAGGGGCAGCCGCCGCTGCAGGCCTGGACCGATGTGATCAACACCAACCTGGTCGGCACCATCAACGCCATCCAGGTTGCGCTGCCCCATCTGGACAACGGGGCCTCGATCATCGCGACAGCATCAGCGGCCGCCCTGATGGACGCACACCAAAAAGCCAACCCCGGCGGCGATCCCGGCGGCATGGCCTACATGACATCGAAACGCCTGATGGCGCACTACATTCATGATCTGGCTACCGAACTGGCGGTTCGCGGGATCCGCGCCAACGTCATCCACCCCACCAACTGCAACACCGACATGCTGCAGAGCGAGCCGATGTACCGCTCGTTCCGACCGGATTTGGAGAATCCGGGCCGCGCCGATGCCGAGCCGGCGTTCTACGTCCAGCAGGCGATGAAGGTGCCGTTCATCGAACCCGACGACATCAGCAATGCCGTGTTGTGGCTCGCCTCGGAGGAATCCCGGTATGTGACCGGTATGCAGTTGCGCGTCGACGCGGGCGGCTATCTGAAGTGGTACGACTACCACGTCTGA
- a CDS encoding cytochrome P450: MSVDDSVETNAEDATADGSADLSDHKRERLYHFDRHTPEYREQFLDITKEMHEKCPMAWSETYDGHWVAAGAQEVFELARCPYVSNDHDIHNERRGYKGISIPPAKRAANRGGVLEMDGEEQQFYRQLLNPYMSPAAIKRWIPFINEITRAAINEKIEQGRIDFVDDLANIVPAVFTLAILGIPLKNWTIYCEPVHAAVYTPEHDPDSVRVAELHREMGLDLLTHYTEIKANPRPGIVNALAQARRDGEPISDLDALSMVGVVIGGGFDTTTALTAHTLEWLAQHPDERERLSRERDKLFNHATEEFLRYFTPAPGDGRTFSEDVEVAGVKVKEGERLWLSWAMANRDPSAFNEPDKLIMDRKGNRHFSFGLGVHRCIGSHVARAVYKSMVLAVLDRMPDYRCEPEGTVHYDTIGVIQGMRHLPATFTPGEPIGPGLEETLEKLQRICDEQECARPITELKDEVVIG; this comes from the coding sequence ATGAGTGTTGACGACAGCGTGGAAACCAACGCCGAGGACGCCACCGCCGACGGCTCCGCCGACTTGAGCGACCACAAGCGGGAGCGCCTCTACCATTTCGATCGCCACACCCCGGAGTATCGCGAACAGTTCCTGGACATCACCAAGGAGATGCACGAAAAGTGCCCGATGGCCTGGAGCGAGACCTACGACGGCCACTGGGTCGCCGCCGGCGCCCAGGAGGTCTTCGAACTGGCCCGGTGCCCGTACGTCTCCAACGACCACGACATCCACAATGAACGGCGCGGCTATAAGGGCATCTCGATCCCGCCGGCCAAACGTGCGGCCAACCGCGGCGGCGTGCTGGAAATGGACGGGGAGGAACAGCAGTTCTACCGCCAACTGCTCAACCCGTACATGTCACCGGCCGCCATCAAGCGATGGATCCCGTTCATCAACGAGATCACCCGTGCGGCGATCAACGAGAAGATCGAACAGGGGCGCATCGACTTCGTCGACGATCTGGCCAACATCGTTCCGGCCGTCTTCACCCTGGCGATCCTCGGTATCCCGCTGAAGAACTGGACCATCTACTGCGAGCCGGTGCATGCCGCGGTCTACACCCCCGAGCATGACCCGGACTCGGTGCGCGTCGCCGAGCTCCACCGGGAAATGGGGCTGGACCTGCTCACCCACTACACCGAGATCAAGGCGAACCCGCGGCCCGGGATCGTCAACGCACTGGCCCAGGCACGCCGCGACGGTGAGCCGATCTCCGACCTGGACGCGCTGTCCATGGTGGGGGTGGTGATCGGCGGGGGCTTTGACACCACCACGGCGCTGACCGCCCACACCCTGGAGTGGCTGGCGCAGCATCCCGATGAGCGCGAACGCCTCAGCCGTGAGCGCGACAAGCTGTTCAATCACGCCACCGAGGAGTTCCTGCGCTACTTCACCCCTGCCCCCGGCGATGGGCGCACCTTCTCCGAGGACGTCGAGGTGGCCGGGGTGAAGGTCAAAGAGGGTGAGCGGCTGTGGCTGTCCTGGGCGATGGCCAACCGGGATCCGTCGGCGTTCAACGAGCCCGACAAGCTCATCATGGACCGCAAGGGCAACCGGCACTTCAGCTTCGGGTTGGGTGTGCACCGCTGCATCGGTTCGCATGTCGCGCGGGCGGTGTACAAGTCGATGGTGCTCGCGGTGCTCGACCGGATGCCGGACTACCGCTGCGAGCCAGAGGGGACCGTGCACTACGACACGATCGGCGTCATCCAGGGGATGCGTCATCTGCCGGCGACCTTCACCCCCGGCGAGCCGATCGGACCGGGCCTCGAGGAGACCCTCGAGAAACTGCAGCGGATCTGCGACGAGCAGGAATGCGCCCGGCCGATCACCGAACTCAAAGACGAGGTCGTCATCGGCTGA
- a CDS encoding TauD/TfdA dioxygenase family protein translates to MTISTSALTELTGLAVSGATAEDLMRPAAAAECLHDLDEHGVLVYRQIGLSDDELVAFSRTLGTVVVQPTGEHRLPEIQTITMDPTKTNPVMASYRRGNFYWHIDGATLEVPQKATVLIARTVDPAGGDTEFANTYAAYAALSDARKAEIADLRVRHSFAHAQSLGNPDAGPEERRAWQRVPDRTHPLVWTRRNGRRSLLLGATAAEVVGWPAQRGRALLDELLEWSTQPRFTLRHKWSVGDLVIWDNTGMLHRALPFAATSVRRIHRTTIAGEESVSAA, encoded by the coding sequence ATGACGATCAGCACTTCTGCGCTCACCGAGCTGACCGGGCTGGCGGTGTCGGGGGCGACCGCCGAGGACCTGATGCGGCCCGCCGCCGCCGCGGAATGCTTACACGACCTCGACGAGCACGGGGTGCTGGTCTACCGCCAGATCGGCCTCAGCGACGACGAGTTGGTCGCCTTCAGCAGAACACTGGGCACGGTGGTGGTGCAGCCCACCGGCGAACACCGGCTCCCCGAGATCCAGACCATCACCATGGATCCCACCAAGACCAACCCGGTGATGGCGTCGTATCGGCGGGGAAACTTCTACTGGCACATCGACGGTGCCACCCTCGAGGTTCCGCAGAAGGCGACGGTGTTGATCGCGCGAACTGTCGATCCGGCCGGGGGCGACACCGAGTTCGCCAACACCTACGCCGCCTACGCGGCGCTCAGCGACGCCCGCAAGGCCGAGATCGCCGATCTGCGGGTGCGCCACAGCTTCGCCCACGCCCAGTCGTTGGGCAACCCCGACGCCGGCCCCGAGGAACGCAGGGCCTGGCAGCGGGTGCCCGACCGGACCCATCCGCTGGTCTGGACGCGCCGCAACGGCCGCAGGTCGCTGCTGCTGGGCGCCACCGCCGCCGAGGTCGTCGGGTGGCCCGCGCAGCGGGGTCGGGCGTTGCTCGATGAACTGCTGGAGTGGTCGACCCAACCCCGGTTCACGCTGCGGCATAAATGGAGCGTCGGCGACCTGGTCATCTGGGACAACACCGGCATGCTGCACCGCGCCCTGCCCTTCGCCGCCACCTCGGTGCGCCGGATCCATCGCACCACGATCGCCGGCGAGGAATCCGTCTCGGCGGCCTAA
- a CDS encoding nitroreductase family protein: MRATASDIWEVLATARTIRRFRDEPVDDVTLSRCLQAATWAPSGANAQGWRFVVLRSPAQRAVVARAAAEALAVIEPVYGMTRPSPEDTGRRARTDRATYELHDRAGDLTSVLFVQKRYSTASELLLGGSIFPAMQNFLLAARAQGLGACLTSWCSYGGEQLLREAVGVPPDWILAGHVVVGWPKGRHGPLRRRPVEEVVDLDHWGHRATDILHPAPETGRGPGPNRPVR; this comes from the coding sequence ATGAGAGCAACGGCAAGCGACATCTGGGAGGTCCTGGCGACCGCCCGAACGATCCGGCGGTTTCGTGACGAACCGGTCGATGACGTCACGTTGAGCCGCTGCCTGCAAGCCGCCACCTGGGCCCCGTCGGGCGCCAATGCCCAGGGCTGGCGCTTCGTCGTGCTGCGTTCGCCGGCCCAGCGTGCGGTGGTCGCCCGGGCCGCCGCCGAGGCCCTGGCGGTCATCGAGCCGGTCTACGGGATGACCCGACCGTCGCCGGAGGACACCGGCCGTCGGGCCCGCACCGACCGTGCGACCTACGAACTGCACGATCGGGCCGGCGACCTCACCTCGGTGCTGTTCGTCCAGAAGCGGTATTCGACGGCCTCGGAGCTGCTTCTCGGCGGTTCGATCTTCCCGGCGATGCAGAATTTTCTGCTGGCCGCCCGTGCCCAGGGGCTGGGTGCGTGTCTGACCAGCTGGTGCTCCTACGGGGGCGAGCAGCTGCTGCGGGAGGCCGTCGGGGTCCCACCGGACTGGATTCTCGCCGGCCACGTCGTGGTGGGCTGGCCGAAGGGCCGGCACGGGCCGCTACGCCGCCGCCCGGTTGAGGAGGTCGTCGACCTGGACCATTGGGGGCATCGCGCCACCGACATCCTGCACCCCGCCCCGGAGACCGGCCGAGGCCCGGGGCCCAACCGCCCGGTGCGTTAG
- a CDS encoding acyl-CoA dehydrogenase family protein, whose amino-acid sequence MQLEFDPDVEAFRAEFADFLDRHLPAEAETLERPRSVSHMPDWARRWQRLLFDNGWLLPGNPPEFGGRNAGLLQQFVHLEELCRRRIYHSFNPQGVNIVAASLLSFGSEEQKHRWAVPILRAEITASLGMSEPSAGSDLAALSTRAVRDGEDFIVNGQKVWTSGAHDADVLLTFVRTDPDASKHRGISALLIPTDTPGVVCRPFATICGIDDEDFNEVFFTDARVPAANLVGPLNAGWKVANGSLGHERTMMWLGFADRLDNIIADAGPRDELERDRYATALMDYQALRLLGSAALARAARGQDDIGALSVLKLLGSEAEMFASEHALSAAGAAGLVHPAMSGPYAPMNLDSYFASWFERHARSFSGTIAGGTSEIHRNVIAQQALGLPRG is encoded by the coding sequence TTGCAACTCGAATTTGACCCCGACGTCGAGGCGTTCCGCGCGGAGTTCGCCGACTTCCTCGACCGGCACCTGCCCGCCGAAGCCGAGACGTTGGAACGTCCCCGCTCGGTGTCCCACATGCCGGACTGGGCGCGCCGATGGCAGCGTCTACTGTTCGACAACGGCTGGTTGCTGCCGGGCAACCCGCCGGAGTTCGGCGGCCGCAACGCCGGGCTGCTGCAACAGTTCGTCCACCTCGAGGAGCTGTGTCGGCGTCGGATCTACCACAGCTTCAACCCCCAGGGCGTCAACATCGTTGCCGCGTCGCTGTTGTCGTTCGGCAGCGAGGAGCAGAAGCACCGCTGGGCGGTGCCGATCCTGCGCGCGGAGATCACCGCATCGCTGGGAATGAGCGAACCGAGCGCCGGGTCGGATCTGGCCGCGCTGAGCACCCGGGCGGTGCGCGACGGCGAGGACTTCATCGTCAACGGCCAGAAGGTGTGGACCTCGGGTGCCCACGACGCCGACGTGTTGCTGACGTTCGTGCGCACCGACCCCGACGCATCCAAACACCGGGGCATCAGCGCCTTGCTGATCCCCACCGACACCCCGGGTGTGGTGTGCCGGCCGTTCGCCACGATCTGCGGCATCGACGACGAAGACTTCAACGAGGTGTTCTTCACCGACGCCCGGGTACCGGCGGCCAACCTGGTCGGCCCGCTCAACGCCGGGTGGAAGGTGGCCAACGGATCGCTGGGTCACGAACGCACGATGATGTGGCTGGGTTTCGCCGACCGGCTGGACAACATCATCGCCGACGCCGGTCCCCGCGATGAGCTGGAACGTGACCGGTACGCCACCGCGCTCATGGACTACCAGGCGTTGCGCCTGCTCGGCTCGGCCGCGCTGGCCCGCGCCGCCCGCGGCCAGGACGACATCGGCGCGCTGTCGGTGCTCAAGCTGCTCGGTTCGGAGGCCGAGATGTTCGCCTCCGAACATGCGTTATCCGCTGCGGGGGCAGCCGGGTTGGTCCACCCGGCGATGTCCGGCCCGTACGCGCCGATGAACCTCGACAGCTACTTCGCGAGCTGGTTTGAGCGCCATGCCCGCAGCTTCTCCGGAACCATCGCCGGCGGCACTTCGGAGATCCACCGCAATGTCATCGCCCAGCAGGCACTGGGGCTGCCCCGCGGCTGA
- a CDS encoding acyl-CoA dehydrogenase family protein — translation MLLEFDSDQRLLRDTVRDVVGKQCPASLVRSVVENGADGELIDPLWKLYGDLGWTELNEPATAVELAIVIEELGRATDPTPFLASLTQFAPLAGRHYTPDGGRGAAVLAGISGHRNADGWVLDGTALQVLDGDRADRLAVVTAAGVFLVDATAVTARRTAVFDPTLHVADVSFAGVTVPDSARVGDAGDAERARHVALTGMAMTMVGSCQRILDLALEHARTRYQFGVPIGSFQAVQHKAADMHVAIERARALGYFAALTIAADDPRRRTAAHMAKAAAGECQSVVFRHGLQLFGAMGFTWENDLQFALKRAKAGELMLGGAAEHRATIAEEHLATRI, via the coding sequence ATGCTTCTGGAGTTCGATTCCGACCAGCGGCTTTTGCGGGACACGGTGCGCGATGTGGTGGGCAAGCAGTGCCCGGCCTCGCTGGTGCGCAGCGTCGTCGAGAACGGTGCGGACGGTGAGCTCATCGACCCGCTGTGGAAGCTCTACGGCGACCTCGGCTGGACCGAACTCAACGAGCCGGCCACCGCGGTCGAGTTGGCGATCGTCATCGAAGAGTTGGGCCGGGCCACCGACCCGACGCCGTTTCTGGCCTCGTTGACCCAGTTCGCGCCGCTGGCGGGCCGCCACTACACCCCCGACGGGGGCCGCGGTGCGGCGGTGCTCGCCGGGATCAGCGGGCACCGCAACGCCGACGGGTGGGTCCTGGACGGCACCGCGCTGCAGGTGCTCGACGGCGACCGGGCCGACCGGCTCGCCGTGGTCACCGCCGCCGGGGTGTTCCTGGTCGACGCCACCGCGGTGACGGCGCGGCGCACCGCGGTGTTCGACCCGACGCTGCACGTCGCCGACGTGTCCTTCGCCGGGGTCACGGTGCCCGACAGCGCACGCGTCGGGGACGCTGGGGACGCCGAGCGGGCGCGGCACGTCGCGCTGACCGGCATGGCGATGACGATGGTCGGCTCCTGTCAGCGCATCCTCGATCTGGCCCTCGAACACGCTCGCACCCGCTACCAGTTCGGGGTGCCGATCGGGTCCTTCCAGGCCGTGCAGCACAAGGCCGCCGACATGCACGTCGCCATCGAGCGGGCCCGGGCGCTGGGATATTTCGCCGCGCTGACGATCGCGGCCGACGACCCGCGCCGGCGAACGGCCGCCCACATGGCCAAGGCAGCCGCGGGGGAGTGTCAGTCGGTGGTGTTCCGCCACGGCCTCCAGCTGTTCGGGGCCATGGGCTTCACCTGGGAGAACGATCTGCAGTTCGCCCTGAAACGGGCCAAGGCCGGTGAGCTGATGCTCGGCGGCGCCGCCGAGCATCGGGCCACGATCGCAGAGGAGCACCTTGCAACTCGAATTTGA
- a CDS encoding amidohydrolase family protein translates to MREHPDGSRTPLIDASVHIFFGSNSDLGDFLPEPFKSRGFSDYEMDWYGAPGGEYAKGTQLGRGSDRIYPGSDPAVVARHLFTDRDVDVAVLHPMGRGIMPDRHLGSAVLAAINDMMVSRWLDHDRFGDRFRGTIRVNPDDIAGAVREITRWKDHPRVVQIGVPLQSRELYGKPQFWPLWEAAADAGLPVAVHTEVGEGIALPPTPSGHTRTYEQYLGFTALNYLYHLMNMIAEGVFERWPALKVVWADGAADFLTPFIWRMDTFGRPHLEQTPWAPLMPSHYLPDHVYFVQGSLDGPGDVDYAGDWLGFTGKDQMVMFGSSYPHWHNHDGSALPPALTAEQRDNVCWRTAATLYGIDVPEAVPEDISENLPIR, encoded by the coding sequence ATGCGCGAACACCCCGACGGCAGCCGCACTCCACTCATCGACGCCAGCGTCCACATCTTCTTCGGCTCCAACAGCGACCTCGGCGACTTCCTGCCCGAACCGTTCAAAAGCCGCGGCTTCTCCGATTACGAGATGGACTGGTACGGGGCGCCCGGCGGCGAGTACGCGAAGGGCACCCAGCTCGGCCGCGGATCCGACCGGATCTACCCCGGGTCCGACCCCGCCGTCGTGGCCCGGCACCTGTTCACCGACCGCGACGTCGACGTCGCCGTGCTGCACCCCATGGGGCGGGGCATCATGCCCGACCGCCACCTCGGTAGCGCGGTGCTCGCCGCCATCAACGACATGATGGTGTCCCGCTGGCTTGACCACGACCGGTTCGGGGACCGCTTCCGCGGCACCATCCGGGTCAACCCCGACGACATCGCCGGCGCGGTGCGCGAGATCACGCGGTGGAAGGACCATCCCCGCGTCGTGCAGATCGGGGTTCCGCTGCAGTCCCGCGAGTTGTACGGCAAGCCCCAGTTCTGGCCGCTGTGGGAGGCCGCGGCCGACGCCGGTCTGCCCGTCGCCGTACACACCGAAGTCGGTGAGGGTATCGCGCTGCCCCCGACTCCCTCCGGCCACACCCGCACCTACGAGCAGTACCTCGGCTTCACGGCGCTGAACTACCTGTATCACCTGATGAACATGATCGCCGAGGGGGTCTTCGAACGCTGGCCCGCCCTGAAGGTCGTGTGGGCCGACGGGGCCGCGGATTTCCTGACGCCGTTCATCTGGCGCATGGACACCTTCGGGCGCCCCCACCTCGAACAGACCCCGTGGGCACCGCTGATGCCCAGCCACTATCTGCCCGATCACGTCTATTTCGTCCAGGGCAGCCTCGACGGTCCCGGCGATGTCGACTATGCCGGCGATTGGTTGGGCTTCACCGGCAAGGACCAGATGGTGATGTTCGGCTCGAGCTATCCGCACTGGCACAACCACGACGGCAGCGCACTGCCCCCGGCACTCACCGCCGAGCAGCGCGACAACGTGTGCTGGCGCACCGCGGCGACGCTGTACGGCATTGACGTACCCGAGGCCGTACCCGAGGACATATCCGAGAACCTGCCGATCCGGTAG
- a CDS encoding amidohydrolase family protein produces MTVHTNERVPATERVAVRVVDSDVHPVPRRGELLEYIPEPWRSKYFLSHRVGETIYYDAPDYAHSSAMRVDAFPADGEFPGSDPDMAFRQLIMEAGSDIAILEPAGRTARLPEANQAFASALNDWQANHWLDDHNNWHQRWRGSICAAIEHPQGAAAEIEKWAGHPYMAQILIKAEPRPSWGHPQYDPIWAAAVKHDITVSCHLARGSFETLPTPPVGFPSYNHDFMVTYSLLAANQVMSLIFDGVFDRFPSLRIVFVEHAFTWVLPLMWRMDAIYAQRKSWMDIKRKPSEYLKEHIKFTTQPLDYCEEDKTQLKRVLEWMEADKILLYSSDYPHWTFDDPRWLVKHLPKHFREQVMFRNGLETYHLPETVPALEGQARVF; encoded by the coding sequence ATGACCGTTCACACCAACGAGCGGGTTCCGGCCACCGAACGGGTCGCCGTCCGCGTCGTCGACTCCGACGTGCACCCGGTACCGCGTCGCGGCGAGTTGCTCGAATACATCCCGGAGCCCTGGCGCAGCAAGTATTTTCTGAGCCACCGCGTCGGCGAGACGATCTACTACGACGCCCCCGACTACGCGCACTCCTCCGCGATGCGTGTCGACGCGTTCCCCGCCGACGGCGAGTTCCCCGGCAGCGATCCCGACATGGCGTTTCGCCAGCTGATCATGGAGGCCGGTTCCGACATCGCGATCCTGGAACCGGCGGGGCGTACGGCGCGGCTTCCCGAAGCCAACCAGGCGTTCGCCAGCGCGCTCAACGATTGGCAGGCCAACCACTGGCTCGACGACCACAACAATTGGCACCAGCGCTGGCGCGGATCGATCTGCGCCGCCATTGAGCACCCTCAGGGTGCGGCCGCCGAGATCGAGAAGTGGGCCGGGCACCCTTACATGGCCCAGATCCTGATCAAGGCGGAGCCGCGTCCCTCGTGGGGCCACCCCCAGTACGATCCGATCTGGGCGGCGGCGGTCAAACACGACATCACCGTGAGCTGCCACCTGGCCCGGGGAAGCTTTGAAACCCTGCCCACCCCGCCTGTCGGATTCCCCAGCTACAACCACGATTTCATGGTCACGTACTCACTGCTGGCGGCGAACCAGGTGATGAGCCTGATCTTCGACGGGGTGTTCGACCGGTTCCCCTCCCTGCGCATCGTCTTCGTCGAACACGCCTTCACCTGGGTGCTGCCGTTGATGTGGCGCATGGACGCCATCTATGCGCAGCGCAAATCGTGGATGGACATCAAACGCAAGCCCAGCGAGTACCTCAAAGAGCACATCAAGTTCACCACGCAACCGCTGGACTACTGCGAGGAGGACAAAACCCAGCTCAAACGGGTGCTGGAGTGGATGGAGGCGGACAAGATCCTGCTCTACTCCTCCGACTACCCGCACTGGACGTTCGATGATCCGCGCTGGCTGGTCAAACACCTGCCGAAGCACTTCCGCGAGCAGGTGATGTTCCGCAACGGGCTTGAGACCTACCATCTTCCCGAGACGGTCCCCGCCCTCGAGGGACAGGCCCGGGTATTTTGA
- a CDS encoding Rieske (2Fe-2S) protein encodes MPQQTDKKARPPRLARGQEHVVATVDQIPPGSRMIVPIGHYGVGVYNINGTFYAIANFCPHQGGPLCLGRLRGRTVPDDNVPGDAVMVRDLEYIYCPWHQWGFELATGTTAVKPEWSVRTYKVRVVGNNVLVQA; translated from the coding sequence ATGCCTCAGCAGACCGACAAGAAGGCCCGCCCGCCGCGACTGGCGCGCGGCCAAGAGCATGTGGTGGCGACCGTCGACCAGATCCCGCCCGGCAGCCGCATGATCGTCCCGATCGGGCACTACGGCGTCGGCGTCTACAACATCAACGGGACGTTCTACGCGATCGCCAATTTCTGCCCACACCAGGGCGGCCCCCTCTGCCTCGGCCGGTTGCGCGGCCGGACCGTCCCCGACGACAACGTCCCCGGAGACGCCGTCATGGTTCGCGATCTGGAGTACATCTACTGTCCCTGGCACCAATGGGGTTTCGAGTTGGCGACCGGCACCACCGCAGTCAAACCCGAATGGAGCGTGCGCACCTACAAGGTGCGCGTGGTCGGCAACAACGTGCTGGTGCAGGCGTGA